The Calditrichota bacterium genome includes a region encoding these proteins:
- a CDS encoding NADH-quinone oxidoreductase subunit B gives MSEDKILDNVITTKLDQFIGWARSYSLWQYVFGTACCAMEFMSVSSSHYDTDRFGAAMPRYSPRQSDMLMIVGTITHKQAPVLRRIWEQMAEPKYVVAVGTCAVSGGFYRNYATLQGADRVIPVDVYVPGCPPRPEMILDGIMALQEKIRKSKQYL, from the coding sequence ATGAGTGAAGATAAAATTCTTGATAATGTCATTACCACGAAATTGGACCAATTCATCGGCTGGGCGCGCAGCTATTCGTTGTGGCAATATGTTTTCGGAACGGCGTGCTGCGCCATGGAATTTATGTCTGTAAGTTCTTCGCACTATGACACAGATCGGTTTGGCGCCGCTATGCCGCGTTACTCTCCGCGCCAGTCGGACATGTTGATGATTGTCGGCACAATTACGCACAAGCAAGCGCCAGTTCTGCGGCGAATATGGGAGCAAATGGCAGAGCCGAAATATGTGGTTGCCGTAGGCACTTGCGCTGTGAGCGGTGGTTTTTATCGAAACTATGCCACGTTGCAAGGCGCAGACCGCGTCATCCCGGTAGATGTTTACGTGCCTGGTTGCCCGCCGCGACCGGAGATGATCCTCGATGGAATTATGGCATTGCAGGAAAAAATTCGCAAGTCTAAACAATATTTATAG
- a CDS encoding NAD(P)H-dependent oxidoreductase subunit E encodes MDFTDAEKKEIAYLRTRYPEARSLTLPLMWMIQKREGFVSDEAVDLIAAELDIPKIWVEEVRSWYSMFTEKKEGKYVLEVCSNISCAMLGSQDVIDHICKTLKIKIGETTPDGMFTLKTVECLGSCGTGPMMQVGDRYYELLDEKKVDQILEDLRNGKEHEQKPQEWPEYK; translated from the coding sequence ATGGATTTTACGGATGCTGAAAAAAAGGAAATTGCTTATTTGCGAACACGTTATCCGGAGGCGCGATCCTTGACCCTGCCGCTCATGTGGATGATTCAGAAACGGGAAGGGTTTGTTTCAGATGAAGCGGTGGATTTAATCGCAGCGGAATTAGATATTCCTAAAATCTGGGTTGAAGAAGTCCGGTCATGGTATTCCATGTTCACGGAGAAAAAAGAAGGCAAATATGTGTTGGAAGTTTGCAGTAACATTTCCTGTGCCATGTTGGGAAGTCAGGATGTCATTGATCATATTTGTAAAACGCTCAAAATAAAAATTGGCGAGACAACTCCTGACGGGATGTTTACGCTGAAGACCGTGGAATGTTTAGGATCTTGCGGCACAGGTCCCATGATGCAGGTGGGTGATCGGTATTACGAGCTTTTGGATGAGAAAAAGGTCGATCAAATTTTGGAAGATTTGCGCAACGGGAAAGAGCACGAACAAAAACCACAAGAATGGCCCGAATATAAATAA
- a CDS encoding NADH-quinone oxidoreductase subunit C yields the protein MKKYWLLKDDIPDFFGKFPDATYSEQFGQPNIRIPKEDLAEVFEFWKNHPKYPMNMLLDVTAVDYLSSDYAEKPNLTGREEDLYSETRFDVVYHFYSVSANRRLRVIASCGGEHPEVISSYQWWQTAHYLEREVWDMFGIKFTNHPDLRRVLLYEEFEGHPLRKDYPLMGEQPRVQLRNPEQEND from the coding sequence ATGAAAAAATACTGGCTATTGAAAGACGATATCCCTGATTTTTTTGGGAAATTTCCCGACGCCACCTATTCGGAACAGTTTGGTCAGCCAAATATCCGCATTCCGAAAGAGGATCTGGCAGAGGTCTTTGAATTCTGGAAAAATCATCCCAAGTATCCCATGAATATGCTGCTGGATGTGACTGCGGTGGATTATTTGAGCAGTGATTACGCTGAAAAACCAAATCTCACCGGCAGAGAGGAAGATTTGTACTCGGAAACGCGCTTTGACGTGGTGTATCATTTCTATTCTGTCAGCGCTAATCGTCGCCTTCGTGTAATCGCCAGTTGCGGGGGCGAACATCCCGAAGTTATCAGCAGCTATCAGTGGTGGCAGACCGCGCATTATCTGGAACGCGAAGTCTGGGATATGTTTGGCATAAAATTTACCAATCACCCCGATTTGCGGCGTGTACTTTTGTACGAAGAATTTGAAGGACATCCGTTACGCAAAGATTATCCGCTAATGGGCGAACAGCCCCGTGTTCAGTTACGAAATCCGGAGCAAGAAAATGACTGA
- a CDS encoding NADH-quinone oxidoreductase subunit A has product MTEQYLPVLLMIVIAVGTAALILILNALLGPKEKHRQDFPSKYTPFECGSDLLQDNNRRVAIRFYLIALLFVLFDLEGILLYPWAIVARSMGSIAFVEIFIFLFFLIVAFIYAYRRKALEWR; this is encoded by the coding sequence ATGACAGAACAATATCTGCCCGTACTGTTGATGATAGTGATCGCTGTTGGCACGGCTGCGCTGATTTTGATTCTGAATGCTCTGTTAGGTCCCAAGGAAAAACATCGTCAAGATTTTCCTTCCAAATATACGCCTTTTGAGTGTGGCTCCGATTTACTTCAGGACAACAATCGACGTGTAGCGATTCGTTTTTATCTGATCGCATTATTATTTGTGTTGTTCGATCTGGAAGGAATTTTACTTTATCCTTGGGCGATTGTGGCTCGGTCTATGGGTTCGATAGCGTTTGTAGAAATTTTTATCTTTTTGTTTTTTCTGATTGTGGCGTTTATTTACGCCTATCGTCGCAAAGCGCTGGAATGGAGGTAG
- a CDS encoding NADH-quinone oxidoreductase subunit D: MTDFEIPAKYKVAEVQKRKEIVELPITGPHDQPIKVNIGPSHPAMHGTIKMVAELVGETIVNLDVEPGFLHRGMEKSCENHSYISALPYTDRLNYVSAFINNFGYVGALEELFGIEITERCSWLRTLLAEMSRITDHYTCQAAICSEIGAMTPFLYFMQARDFIWEHFNWLSGARQTYSYARIGGVAKDATKEWLQKARQLLLDNIPLLKDIHGLMDKNRIFLDRMQGVGEISKEDAINDGITGPFLRSTGVAYDVRKAMPYLKYDEVEWEVPVGKYGDNYDRWYVRMREIEESIKICLQCIDKIPDGPINAEANFAHLPEKAEVYTTIEGLINHFKLVIDGPKPPKGQLYHCVEGANGELGFYLVSDGSGTAYRLHVRPPSFLIMGAIDKIIIGHQLADIIPIFGTVNMIGGECDR; the protein is encoded by the coding sequence ATGACTGATTTTGAGATTCCCGCTAAATATAAAGTCGCAGAGGTTCAGAAAAGAAAAGAAATCGTTGAACTTCCTATTACCGGCCCGCACGATCAGCCGATAAAAGTGAACATCGGGCCTTCGCATCCGGCGATGCACGGCACGATTAAAATGGTTGCGGAATTAGTTGGCGAGACGATTGTCAACCTCGATGTGGAGCCTGGTTTTCTTCATCGCGGCATGGAAAAAAGCTGTGAAAATCATTCATATATTTCAGCGCTGCCTTACACTGATCGTTTAAATTATGTGTCTGCTTTTATCAATAATTTCGGTTACGTTGGCGCGCTGGAGGAACTGTTCGGCATAGAAATTACCGAGCGTTGCTCATGGTTGCGAACCCTGCTGGCGGAAATGTCTCGTATCACAGACCATTACACCTGCCAGGCGGCTATTTGCAGCGAAATCGGCGCCATGACGCCGTTTCTCTATTTCATGCAAGCTCGTGATTTTATCTGGGAACATTTCAACTGGCTTTCCGGCGCGCGGCAGACTTACAGTTACGCCAGAATCGGCGGCGTCGCCAAAGATGCCACCAAAGAGTGGCTCCAGAAAGCAAGACAACTGTTGCTGGATAACATTCCGCTGCTGAAAGATATTCACGGTTTGATGGACAAAAATCGCATTTTCCTCGACCGGATGCAGGGCGTCGGCGAAATTAGCAAAGAAGATGCGATTAATGACGGGATTACCGGGCCGTTTCTGCGTTCCACCGGCGTTGCGTACGACGTGCGAAAAGCAATGCCTTATTTGAAATATGATGAAGTGGAATGGGAAGTCCCGGTGGGAAAATATGGCGACAATTACGATCGCTGGTACGTGCGTATGCGTGAAATCGAAGAGTCGATCAAAATTTGTCTCCAGTGCATCGACAAAATTCCCGATGGGCCGATCAATGCGGAAGCAAATTTTGCACATTTGCCGGAGAAGGCGGAAGTTTATACGACAATCGAGGGTTTGATCAATCATTTCAAATTAGTCATCGACGGCCCCAAGCCGCCGAAAGGCCAGCTTTATCATTGCGTTGAAGGCGCCAATGGCGAGTTGGGTTTTTACCTTGTTTCTGACGGATCCGGGACAGCTTATCGTCTGCATGTTCGTCCGCCGAGTTTTTTGATCATGGGCGCAATTGACAAAATAATCATTGGTCACCAATTGGCAGATATTATTCCGATTTTCGGTACAGTGAATATGATCGGCGGCGAATGTGATCGTTAG